The Bacillus methanolicus DNA window GCATGGGAATTAAATCAGCGGCCACGGTCCACTCCATTTCTACAAATTGTTGGTTTGCAGATTTTTTCCCTAGATGTTCAATGATTCGAGTGGAAAGATCGCTGGGGGAGCCGAACTCCAGCTGATCACCTGCTTGTAATGCACGTCCGTTAAAACCGCCAATTTCTGCCCTCAGGTAAGTGGATTTACTATTCATGATCGTTGGAATTTTAAAGCCTCCGGAAACAGCAAGATATGCCCGACAGCCGATCTTACACGGTCCAAAACGCAATATGCTTCCTTTTTTTACAAAAACGGATCGCCATAATCGAACAGATTTTCCATCGATTGTTGGGGATAAATCACCGCCGCAAATGGATATAAGTGCATTTTTTTTGAATTCAATCGTTGGCCCAAGCAATGTCAACTCAAGGGTTGGTTCATTTTCTTCATTTCCTACTAATAAATTGGAGATTCGATGGGAGAATTGGTCCATCACACCGCTCACAATTATTCCATATTTTTGAAAACCAAATCTTCCTAAATCTTGAACAGTTGTAAGGAGGCCCGGCTTGATGACTGTAATCATCTTTCGTCTTCCTCCATTTCTTTGTATTCATTATAGCTAATCGGTACAAATTGTATTTTATCTCCCGCCATTAAAAGGCTTGGAGGTTCTTCATTAGGGCGAAACAACTTTAGTGGAGTCCGTCCGATAAGCTGCCATCCTCCTGGTGTTTCGATTGGATATACACCTGTTTGCTTTCCCGCAATTCCAACCGATCCCGAAGGTATTTTTAACCGGGGAGTTTCTCTTCTCGGTGTAGCAATTTTTTCAGACATGCCTCCAATATAAGGAAAACCGGGAGCAAAACCGATCATATACACTAAATAATCACTGCTTGAATGAATATCAATGACTTCCTCAGTCGTTAATCCGTTAAAGGCTGCAACATACTCTAAATCAGGGCCGAATTCACCGCCATAGCATACCGGTATCTCAACAACCCGTGGTTTGATTGTTTTATCGGTCTTTAATCTTGCTAATAACTGCTGCAACTGTTCACATACATAGACATAAGGAAGGATTTTATAATTAAGTAGATTCGATGTTTTAACAGGATTATAAAAAACAGTTACAGTGGTAAATGCCGGTATGTATTCGATCATCCACTCGGGAGGGTTATTATCCAAAATAGAGGTAATCATTTTTACTTTTTGTTGTGTCTCTATGTTTATATCTTCTCCAAGTTCGATAATGACTGCATTATCACCTAATGGATGTAAACGGTATTCCATTCTTACATCTCCTGTCTTTATTATTTGTAATAGAAGATACCGTTGATAAAAGAGTAATATTGAATGATTTATAAAATAGAAAGAATTCACACTTATCGGTATTGTGGTAAATGAAAGAGAGTGATTATTGCAATAATTTTCTGAATTATACACATCTATTTTTCCTATTACATAAATAATAGCAGTGGAGCTTTCCCTTCGTTAAGCTTTTTTTATGGAAAAATTAATCCAGTTCATTCCATTTCGGGCCGGCCTCCAGTGCGTTAACGCTTTAAAGTGGAGCGGGCCAGGCCCTCAGTGCGTTAACGCTTTAAAGCGGAGCGGGCCAGACCCTCCGTGATGGGGGACTGGCCCTTGATAATTAATTATGAAGCTTTCATATCAATTTGTTCTGTTGTGACTCTTTTCTTGCTGAATTGGCTTAAAGCGATTCCTATACCAGTACCTGCAAGCGCCGGAACGATCCATTCTAACCCAACGGAGGAAAATGGAAGAATATTTCTCATCGTTTGAATCGGACCCAAGTCCAAACCAAAAGCATTTAATCCGCTAATCACGGCAAATACTCCGGTAAATAACATGGCGCTTCTGTATACTTTTTTCGTATCCTTAAAGAACTTGCTAAAGAAAGTAAGTATGATTAACACAATTGTTAATGGATATGCCGTGACAAGGAACGGAACTGATACTTTCAGTATTTGGTTTAATCCCAGATTTGATAACAAGAATCCTACAAGAGTAACCGCTAATACGATTGATTTATAGCTTGCTCTTGGAACAAGTTTTGAAAAATATTGGCCGCATGCTGTAGTTAATCCCACTACTGTTGTGAAACAAGCTAACGTAAAAATTAAGCCAAGCAACGCTGTGCCGCTTTGTCCCAATAAAAGTGTTGAAGCAGAGGACAGGATGTCTGCACCGTTTTCAAACGATCCGTTTGCAGCCATTTTTCCTCCAATCCATCCAATGCTGACGTATACGAGTGCAAGCAATACCCCTGCAATCATACCGGCTTTCAACGTATATCTAGTTAATTGCTTCTCTTCGCGTACACCTTTCTGTTGAATCGAGTTGAGAATGACAATTCCGAAGGCTAATGCTGCCAGGGCATCCATTGTGTTATATCCTTCAATGAAACCTTTTGAAAAAGCTCCATTTTGATATGCTTCTGACGGTGTTTGAAGCGGAGAGTCAAGCTTCACAAAACCGACTGCACACAAGACGACCATCGATAAAAGGAGGATCGGAGTGATCCAACGGCCCATGTATTTTTCCATTTTAGCAGGGTTTAAGCTTATTACATAGACAAGAGAAAAGAAAACAGCACTATATAAAAATAAGAACAAAGATGAGTTCCAAGACTCGTTAAGGAATGGTTTCACACCCATTTCATATGCAACATTCGCATTTCTCGGAATGGCCAAAAACGGTCCGATACTTAAATAAACGACAACCATAAAGACCGTACTGAATACTGGATGAACACGATTTCCGATCGTTTGTGCACCGCCCTTTACAAGGGAAACAGCTAGTAGCACGACAATTGGCAGTCCAACGCCGGTAAGGATGAATCCTGACATGGCCTGCCAGTAGGAAGTGCCTGACTGTGCTCCTAAGAAAGGAGGGAAGATCAAGTTTCCAGCTCCAAAAAACATTGAAAATAACATTAATCCAATAACTAAGGTGTCTAATTTTTTCAAAGTAATCTCTCCTCGTATAGTATTTTTAGAATAATAAAAAACTCGTCCCTAAAATAGGGACGAGTTTGTGCTCGCGTTACCACCCTAATTCCGCAGCTTACGAAAATAAGCTTGCGGCTCTCAGTCAACGTACAATTATACGTGGTCCATTTTAACGGCGGACAGCCCGTCAAAGCCTACTGGATTTCAGCTTTGCATCTCAGAGATGATCTTCGGACAAGGCCTGGACATCGGCTTTCACCAAACGCCGACTCTCTGTGGAACAGGGATCCTATCTTACTCTTCTCGTCATCGATTTTATTTAAAAATAATTTAACAGAGGAAAATCATTATGTCAATATTTTTTGACAGTTAAAATAATTGAATCTAATTTTAGTGAAATTTTATGTTTCATTTTTTTCACTACAACTTAAGAAAGCTGTATGAAGCTTTTATTTAAAGGAAATCACTGAAGCAGGGATTCAATTGTGATAAAGTAATAGAAAAATGATTCACGGGGAGCGAGGATGAAAATGAGGCTTTCTGATTTTGAAGAGTACATGGATGAGGTTATACTTGAAAGAGGGCTTGATTACTATCATAATGGTCGAGTCATACATATAGAGGATAAGGGTAGAAGCCATTATATTGCCAAGGTCGACGGCTCGGAGATTTATACTGTTGAGATTTTCCTTGATCATGAAAAAATAGTGGAAACTTACTGTGATTGTCCGTATGATTGGGGAGAATATTGCAAGCACCAGGCAGCCGCCCTGTACGCTTTAAGACAGGAGAAAACTCAGAATTCAATAAAGCCGGAACAGAGAAAGAAGACGGCACCTGCACAAAAGCAAGATTTAAGGACGGTTCTTTTAAACTTGCAAAAAAATGAGCTTATCAATATTATTCTTGATTTTTCAAATGAATATACCGAAATTGAAAAGCGGCTTATGTTCAAATATGCACCGGGAAAAGATGAGATTTCTGCCAGCAAAAAACTAATACGTGAATTTATCAATAAATCGAAGAGGAACGGTTTTATTGATTGGCGCAATGTGAATTACGCGGTGCAAGGTGCAGAAATGACGCTTCAAAAAGCACGAAGTAAGATGGAAAGCGGAGATACGGAAACTGCAGTTTTTCTATGTATGGCGGTGTTATCCATTATCGTGGATATGCTTCAGTACAGCGACGATTCAAGCGGTATTGCCGGCTCTTTGATCGAAGAAAGCATATCCTTAATTGACAAAGCGGCAGCTGAGGGAATAGACAAATTAAATAATGCAAAACAAAAAAAGCTATTTGATGCCATCATGAAAGAAGCGCTGAATGATCGTTATGAAGGATGGAGCAATTGGCGTTTTGACCTCTTAAAACCGTGCACTTATTTTTGTAATAACGAAGATTTTCGCAGAAAA harbors:
- a CDS encoding biotin-dependent carboxyltransferase family protein, with product MITVIKPGLLTTVQDLGRFGFQKYGIIVSGVMDQFSHRISNLLVGNEENEPTLELTLLGPTIEFKKNALISICGGDLSPTIDGKSVRLWRSVFVKKGSILRFGPCKIGCRAYLAVSGGFKIPTIMNSKSTYLRAEIGGFNGRALQAGDQLEFGSPSDLSTRIIEHLGKKSANQQFVEMEWTVAADLIPMHQNKSTIRVMKGRQFHLFTKESQNKLFHEPFEVTAQSDRMGYRLKGPKLTLQNAAEMISEAVNFGTIQVPSDGNPIVLLADRQTTGGYPKIGQIATVDLPLMAQAKPGDSIKFTEISRDEAQHLLLERERKIQQLKQGIFLKFRQGD
- the pxpB gene encoding 5-oxoprolinase subunit PxpB encodes the protein MEYRLHPLGDNAVIIELGEDINIETQQKVKMITSILDNNPPEWMIEYIPAFTTVTVFYNPVKTSNLLNYKILPYVYVCEQLQQLLARLKTDKTIKPRVVEIPVCYGGEFGPDLEYVAAFNGLTTEEVIDIHSSSDYLVYMIGFAPGFPYIGGMSEKIATPRRETPRLKIPSGSVGIAGKQTGVYPIETPGGWQLIGRTPLKLFRPNEEPPSLLMAGDKIQFVPISYNEYKEMEEDER
- the brnQ gene encoding branched-chain amino acid transport system II carrier protein, which encodes MKKLDTLVIGLMLFSMFFGAGNLIFPPFLGAQSGTSYWQAMSGFILTGVGLPIVVLLAVSLVKGGAQTIGNRVHPVFSTVFMVVVYLSIGPFLAIPRNANVAYEMGVKPFLNESWNSSLFLFLYSAVFFSLVYVISLNPAKMEKYMGRWITPILLLSMVVLCAVGFVKLDSPLQTPSEAYQNGAFSKGFIEGYNTMDALAALAFGIVILNSIQQKGVREEKQLTRYTLKAGMIAGVLLALVYVSIGWIGGKMAANGSFENGADILSSASTLLLGQSGTALLGLIFTLACFTTVVGLTTACGQYFSKLVPRASYKSIVLAVTLVGFLLSNLGLNQILKVSVPFLVTAYPLTIVLIILTFFSKFFKDTKKVYRSAMLFTGVFAVISGLNAFGLDLGPIQTMRNILPFSSVGLEWIVPALAGTGIGIALSQFSKKRVTTEQIDMKAS
- a CDS encoding SWIM zinc finger family protein yields the protein MKMRLSDFEEYMDEVILERGLDYYHNGRVIHIEDKGRSHYIAKVDGSEIYTVEIFLDHEKIVETYCDCPYDWGEYCKHQAAALYALRQEKTQNSIKPEQRKKTAPAQKQDLRTVLLNLQKNELINIILDFSNEYTEIEKRLMFKYAPGKDEISASKKLIREFINKSKRNGFIDWRNVNYAVQGAEMTLQKARSKMESGDTETAVFLCMAVLSIIVDMLQYSDDSSGIAGSLIEESISLIDKAAAEGIDKLNNAKQKKLFDAIMKEALNDRYEGWSNWRFDLLKPCTYFCNNEDFRRKLENQLEAMLENLTDTSWSAEYDKENIKLLQLEIIELCDGGEKAEQFIKENIHYSKFREKAIANAFQKGEYNEVVKFCLEGEEADKNYPGLIKRWKEHRFRAYELLGDLENQRELALELLFQQEYAYYLKLKKLYPHEEWEGILKGIVERFEKQQYQSYVYEKILVEENLTAEMLEYCNRNIYTITNLYPYMIGDFFDDVNKLFVKYINQSAEESANRRQYKHVCDMIKTYKKACGKTNAQMLIEELKQKYKRRPAFVDELGKIR